In Vibrio celticus, one genomic interval encodes:
- the ilvY gene encoding HTH-type transcriptional activator IlvY, protein MNIKSLQLFIHLCDSKSFSKTAAAMHVSPSALSRQIQKLEEETGQELLIRDNRSVDLTPAGKHLLPVALSIVGEWQQYNLHLKGGEQELKGEIRIFCSVTASYSHLPELITEFRAIHPYIEFKLSTGDPAQSIDKILNDEADIAISAKPDILPSRLEFETISDIPLSVIIPSGVSSFSQQLQSDKPNWNEVPFIIPEAGTARERANAWFKKMKIKPNIYAQVSGHEAIVSMVALGCGVGIAPDVVINNSPVRDKVDRLKIEPIKPFELGVCCKRAQLDNPLIRAFWQVAEGKYLTD, encoded by the coding sequence ATGAACATAAAATCTCTACAATTATTTATACATTTATGTGATAGCAAGAGTTTCAGCAAAACCGCTGCTGCTATGCATGTCAGTCCTTCAGCGCTGAGCCGTCAGATACAAAAGCTTGAAGAAGAAACAGGACAAGAACTGCTTATCAGAGACAACCGCAGTGTTGATCTCACCCCAGCAGGAAAACACCTATTGCCTGTAGCATTAAGCATCGTTGGAGAGTGGCAGCAATACAATCTTCATTTGAAAGGTGGAGAGCAAGAGCTTAAAGGTGAGATCCGTATATTTTGTTCAGTAACAGCTAGCTACAGTCACTTACCTGAACTCATAACCGAATTTAGGGCTATTCATCCGTATATTGAATTTAAGCTCTCTACTGGCGATCCAGCTCAATCCATCGACAAGATTTTAAACGATGAGGCGGATATCGCGATTTCAGCAAAGCCAGACATTCTTCCTTCAAGATTAGAATTCGAGACCATCAGCGATATTCCACTATCCGTCATAATTCCATCAGGTGTCAGCAGCTTTAGCCAGCAACTTCAGTCTGACAAGCCAAACTGGAATGAAGTGCCCTTTATCATCCCTGAAGCAGGTACGGCGCGTGAACGTGCCAATGCATGGTTCAAAAAGATGAAGATAAAACCCAACATATACGCGCAAGTTTCAGGCCATGAGGCGATAGTGAGTATGGTGGCGCTAGGTTGTGGGGTAGGAATTGCACCTGACGTGGTGATTAACAATAGCCCTGTAAGAGATAAAGTCGACCGTTTAAAGATAGAACCCATCAAACCCTTTGAGTTGGGTGTTTGCTGCAAGAGAGCACAGTTAGATAACCCTCTAATTCGAGCATTCTGGCAAGTTGCAGAAGGGAAGTATTTAACGGACTAA
- the ilvC gene encoding ketol-acid reductoisomerase encodes MANYFNTLNLREQLDQLGRCRFMDREEFATEAEFLEGKKIVIVGCGAQGLNQGLNMRDSGLDVSYALRQAAIDEKRQSFKNADENGFVVGSYETLIPQADLVINLTPDKQHTNVVETVMPLMKEGAALGYSHGFNVVEEGMQLRSDLTVVMVAPKCPGSEVREEYKRGFGVPTLIAVHPENDPKGEGWDIAKAWAAGTGGHRAGCLESSFVAEVKSDLMGEQTILCGMLQAGSIVSYEKMIADGIEPGYAGKLLQYGWETITEALKFGGVTHMMDRLSNPAKVKAFELSEELKDLMRPLYNKHMDDIISGHFSSTMMADWANDDVNLLGWREETGETAFENYPTSDLEISEQEYFDNGILMVAMVRAGVELAFEAMTASGIIDESAYYESLHELPLIANTVARKRLYEMNVVISDTAEYGNYLFANVATPLLREKFMPSVATDVIGRGLGETSNQVDNAKLIEVNEAIRNHPVEYIGEELRSYMSDMKRIAVGG; translated from the coding sequence ATGGCTAACTATTTCAATACATTAAACCTTCGTGAACAACTAGACCAACTAGGTCGTTGCCGCTTTATGGATCGTGAAGAATTCGCGACAGAAGCTGAATTTCTTGAAGGTAAGAAAATCGTAATTGTTGGTTGTGGTGCTCAAGGCCTAAACCAAGGTCTAAACATGCGTGATTCTGGTCTAGACGTATCTTACGCACTACGCCAAGCAGCAATTGATGAAAAGCGTCAATCATTCAAAAATGCTGATGAAAATGGCTTTGTTGTAGGTAGCTACGAAACGCTAATCCCTCAAGCAGACCTAGTAATCAACCTTACTCCAGACAAGCAACATACAAATGTTGTTGAAACTGTAATGCCTCTAATGAAAGAAGGTGCTGCACTTGGTTATTCTCACGGCTTTAACGTTGTTGAAGAAGGCATGCAGTTACGTTCTGACCTTACGGTTGTAATGGTTGCTCCTAAGTGTCCTGGTTCTGAAGTTCGCGAAGAGTACAAGCGTGGTTTCGGTGTACCAACACTGATTGCTGTTCACCCAGAGAATGACCCTAAAGGTGAAGGCTGGGATATCGCTAAAGCTTGGGCTGCAGGTACTGGTGGTCACCGTGCAGGTTGCCTAGAGTCTTCTTTCGTAGCGGAAGTTAAATCTGACCTTATGGGTGAGCAAACTATCCTTTGTGGCATGCTACAAGCGGGTTCTATCGTATCTTACGAGAAGATGATTGCTGACGGTATCGAACCTGGCTACGCAGGCAAACTTCTACAATACGGTTGGGAAACGATCACTGAAGCACTTAAGTTTGGTGGCGTAACTCACATGATGGATCGTTTATCTAACCCAGCTAAAGTTAAAGCGTTTGAGCTTTCTGAAGAGCTTAAAGATCTAATGCGTCCGCTTTACAACAAGCACATGGATGACATTATCTCTGGTCACTTCTCTAGCACAATGATGGCTGACTGGGCGAACGATGACGTGAACCTACTAGGCTGGCGTGAAGAGACAGGTGAAACTGCATTCGAAAACTACCCAACTTCTGACTTAGAAATCTCAGAGCAAGAGTACTTCGATAACGGTATCCTAATGGTTGCTATGGTTCGTGCCGGTGTTGAGCTAGCATTCGAAGCTATGACTGCATCTGGTATCATCGATGAGTCTGCTTACTACGAATCTCTACATGAGCTTCCACTAATCGCAAACACAGTTGCTCGTAAGCGTCTTTACGAAATGAACGTTGTAATCTCAGATACTGCTGAGTACGGTAACTACCTATTCGCTAACGTAGCCACACCGCTACTACGTGAGAAGTTCATGCCTTCAGTAGCAACTGACGTAATCGGCCGCGGTCTAGGTGAAACATCTAACCAAGTTGATAACGCTAAGCTAATTGAAGTAAACGAAGCTATCCGTAACCACCCTGTAGAGTACATTGGTGAAGAGCTACGTAGCTACATGAGTGACATGAAGCGTATCGCTGTAGGCGGTTAA
- a CDS encoding multidrug efflux RND transporter permease subunit: protein MRFTDVFIKRPVLAVSISFLIALLGLQAIFKMQVREYPEMTNTVVTVTTSYYGASADLIQGFITQPLEQAVAQADNIDYMTSSSVLGSSTITVNMKLNTDPNAALSDILAKTNSVRSQLPKEAEDPTVTMSTGSTTAVLYIGFTSDELVSSQITDYLERVINPQLFTVNGVSKVDLYGGMKYALRVWLDPSKMAAVNLTATDVMSVLNANNYQSATGQATGEFVLYNGSADTQVSNTEELENLVVRSGEGEIIRLSDIAKVSLEKSHDVYRASANGQEAVVAAINAAPSANPINIAADVLELLPQLEKNLPSNISMNVMYDSTIAINESIQEVIKTILEAALIVLIVITLFLGSFRAVLIPIVTIPLSLIGVAMVMQAMGFSWNLMTLLAMVLAIGLVVDDAIVVLENVDRHIKLGESPFRAAIIGTREIAVPVIAMTLTLGAVYAPIAMMGGITGSLFKEFALTLAGSVFVSGIVALTLSPMMCSKMLKAHAEPSKFEQKVHSVLDGMTNRYERMLGAVMQHRPVFIGFAIIVFASLPMLFKFIPSELAPSEDKGVIMLMGTAPSNANLDFMQNTMNDVNKILSDQPEVAYAQVFTGVPNANQAFGIASMVPWSEREASQSEVANRVGGLVKDVPGMAVTAFQMPELPGAGSGLPIQFVITTPNSFESLFQITTDILTDVATNPLFVYSDLDLNYDSATMKVHIDKDKAGAYGVTMQDIGITLGTMMSDGYVNRIDLNGRSYEVIPQVERKFRLNPESMNNYYVRAADGNAVPLGSLITIDVVAEPRSLPHFNQLNSATIGAVPAPGAAMGDAIAWFEDTAANKLPSGYNHDYMGEARQYVTEGSALYATFGLALAIIFLVLAIQFESLKDPLVIMVSVPLAICGALIALAWGAATMNIYSQVGLITLVGLITKHGILICEVAKEEQLHHHKTRIEAVMEAAKVRLRPILMTTAAMIAGLIPLMYASGAGAAQRFSIGIVIVAGLAIGTIFTLFVLPVIYSYLAEKHKPLPVFVEDKDLEKLARVDEAKAAHRELADNK from the coding sequence ATGCGCTTTACTGATGTTTTTATTAAACGTCCAGTTCTAGCGGTATCCATCAGCTTTTTGATTGCGCTGCTTGGCTTACAAGCAATCTTCAAAATGCAGGTGCGTGAATACCCTGAAATGACGAATACCGTCGTAACCGTAACCACGAGTTACTACGGTGCAAGTGCCGATCTTATCCAAGGCTTTATCACCCAGCCCCTCGAACAGGCTGTGGCTCAAGCGGATAACATCGACTATATGACTTCTTCTTCTGTGCTCGGTAGTTCTACTATTACCGTGAACATGAAGTTGAACACCGACCCGAATGCGGCGCTGTCTGACATACTGGCCAAGACTAACTCGGTGCGTTCTCAGCTTCCTAAAGAAGCCGAAGATCCAACCGTAACCATGTCTACCGGTTCAACGACAGCTGTACTCTACATTGGTTTTACCAGTGATGAGTTGGTGTCGAGCCAAATTACCGACTACCTAGAGCGTGTAATCAACCCGCAACTATTCACGGTAAATGGTGTATCTAAAGTCGACCTTTATGGTGGTATGAAATACGCACTGCGCGTATGGCTAGATCCATCAAAAATGGCAGCTGTTAACCTAACTGCTACTGATGTTATGTCGGTATTGAATGCCAACAACTACCAGTCAGCGACAGGTCAAGCTACTGGCGAATTCGTTCTTTATAACGGCAGTGCCGATACACAAGTATCAAACACTGAAGAGTTAGAGAACTTAGTCGTTAGAAGTGGTGAAGGTGAGATTATCCGTCTGTCTGACATCGCTAAGGTTTCTCTAGAAAAAAGCCACGACGTTTATCGTGCAAGTGCGAACGGTCAGGAGGCGGTTGTTGCAGCAATTAATGCGGCACCAAGTGCGAACCCAATCAACATCGCTGCAGATGTACTTGAGCTTCTTCCTCAGCTAGAGAAGAACCTTCCAAGCAACATCTCAATGAACGTAATGTACGATTCAACCATTGCGATTAACGAGTCAATTCAAGAAGTTATCAAGACAATTCTTGAAGCGGCATTAATCGTATTAATCGTAATCACCTTGTTCTTAGGTTCATTCCGAGCGGTACTGATCCCTATCGTTACTATCCCACTATCTCTGATTGGTGTGGCAATGGTAATGCAGGCGATGGGCTTCTCTTGGAACCTGATGACACTACTGGCAATGGTACTCGCCATCGGTCTGGTGGTAGATGATGCGATCGTGGTACTTGAGAACGTCGACAGGCATATCAAGCTCGGGGAGTCCCCTTTCCGCGCTGCGATCATCGGTACTCGTGAAATTGCGGTCCCTGTTATCGCAATGACACTCACGCTAGGTGCGGTATACGCTCCAATCGCAATGATGGGCGGTATCACGGGCTCACTATTTAAAGAGTTCGCATTAACCCTAGCCGGTTCTGTATTTGTATCAGGTATCGTGGCACTAACGCTGTCGCCAATGATGTGTTCAAAAATGCTGAAAGCTCACGCTGAGCCGAGCAAGTTTGAACAGAAGGTTCATAGCGTTTTGGATGGTATGACTAACCGTTACGAGCGTATGCTTGGGGCGGTAATGCAACATCGTCCAGTATTTATTGGCTTTGCTATCATCGTATTTGCAAGTTTGCCGATGTTGTTCAAGTTCATCCCTAGTGAATTAGCACCTTCAGAAGATAAAGGTGTAATCATGCTAATGGGTACTGCACCATCTAATGCGAACTTAGACTTCATGCAAAATACCATGAACGACGTAAACAAGATTCTGTCTGACCAGCCAGAAGTCGCTTACGCGCAGGTGTTCACAGGAGTTCCTAATGCAAACCAAGCGTTTGGTATTGCATCTATGGTTCCTTGGAGTGAGCGTGAAGCAAGCCAATCTGAGGTAGCAAACCGCGTTGGTGGTTTGGTGAAAGATGTTCCAGGAATGGCAGTAACAGCCTTCCAAATGCCAGAACTACCAGGTGCAGGTTCAGGCCTTCCAATTCAGTTTGTTATTACAACGCCAAACAGTTTTGAAAGCTTGTTCCAAATCACCACTGACATTTTGACTGATGTAGCGACAAACCCACTATTCGTATACTCGGATCTCGATCTAAACTACGACTCAGCAACGATGAAAGTACACATCGACAAGGATAAAGCGGGCGCATACGGCGTAACCATGCAAGATATCGGTATCACGCTAGGTACCATGATGTCAGATGGCTACGTAAACCGTATCGACTTGAATGGTCGTTCTTACGAGGTTATCCCTCAGGTTGAACGTAAATTCCGTTTGAACCCAGAATCGATGAATAACTACTACGTACGTGCTGCGGACGGTAATGCTGTACCACTAGGCAGTTTGATTACGATTGATGTTGTGGCAGAGCCTCGCTCTCTTCCTCACTTCAACCAATTGAACTCAGCTACGATTGGTGCAGTACCTGCTCCAGGCGCTGCAATGGGTGATGCAATTGCATGGTTTGAAGACACGGCGGCGAATAAGCTTCCAAGTGGCTACAACCACGATTACATGGGTGAAGCACGTCAATACGTAACTGAAGGTAGCGCACTTTACGCGACCTTTGGTCTAGCACTGGCTATCATCTTCTTGGTACTAGCGATTCAATTCGAATCTCTGAAAGATCCATTGGTTATCATGGTATCTGTTCCACTGGCGATCTGTGGTGCCCTAATCGCTCTGGCTTGGGGTGCGGCAACGATGAATATCTACTCGCAAGTGGGTTTGATCACCTTAGTCGGCCTAATTACCAAGCACGGTATCTTGATCTGTGAAGTTGCAAAAGAAGAACAGTTGCATCATCACAAGACTCGTATCGAAGCGGTAATGGAAGCTGCGAAGGTTCGTCTTCGTCCAATCCTGATGACAACAGCTGCGATGATCGCGGGTCTAATCCCACTGATGTACGCAAGTGGTGCGGGTGCAGCTCAGCGCTTTAGTATTGGTATCGTAATCGTTGCTGGTCTAGCGATTGGTACTATCTTCACGCTATTTGTACTGCCAGTGATTTACAGCTACTTGGCTGAAAAACACAAACCTCTACCTGTATTTGTAGAAGACAAAGACCTAGAAAAGCTAGCTCGCGTCGATGAAGCAAAAGCGGCACACAGAGAATTAGCTGATAATAAGTAA
- the ubiK gene encoding ubiquinone biosynthesis accessory factor UbiK: MFDPKKLEQIAKQIHDSMPQPVKELGSDVDQKVRQVIQGQLNKLDVVSREEFDVQTQVLLRTRQKLTEMEQKLTDLEAKIADK; the protein is encoded by the coding sequence ATGTTTGATCCAAAAAAACTAGAGCAGATTGCTAAGCAGATCCACGATTCTATGCCTCAACCAGTAAAAGAGCTTGGTTCAGACGTAGATCAAAAAGTTCGTCAGGTTATCCAAGGCCAACTGAACAAGCTAGACGTTGTAAGCCGTGAAGAATTTGATGTTCAAACACAAGTACTACTGCGCACTCGCCAAAAGCTGACTGAAATGGAACAAAAGCTAACGGACTTAGAAGCAAAGATTGCCGACAAGTAA